A stretch of Komagataella phaffii GS115 chromosome 2, complete sequence DNA encodes these proteins:
- a CDS encoding Mannosyltransferase, involved in asparagine-linked glycosylation in the endoplasmic reticulum (ER): MSQLKEGLFKLFDLPTWCWLLVFVYATIPLTFYYFLPMLGSCLRKRSCIADKAVILVMGDLGHSPRMNNHALSFSRIDYQVELCGYIDSKLAFDIMHSDNISINQIQALRNTVGLPYFLFAMWKIVYQLLQLLKLLMRVMQDSRYILVQNPPGIPSILVIVILKKVLFPHCKLIIDWHNLNYTILNLKYQNLHHPFVRFLRFYEFQMSKYSDLNLTVSESMNKFLQTEFGISSAKLVTLYDRAPTQFKPILDPFQKESVMKAHPRLFQHSIFFSKILVTSTSFTQDEDLPSFLKALKFIDCSLKCKILVIVTGKGPLKNNFEEQCNALTFSNILVKTCWLSPEDYPKILAISDLGVSLHVSSSGIDLPMKVVDLFGCGVPVASLKFDAITELIKEDVNGVLCDDAFSLGTTIQRLFENAAELQALKQGALEESLKEWNVEWNKKLGSLLT, encoded by the coding sequence ATGTCTCAGTTGAAGGAAGGCTTATTTAAGTTATTCGATTTGCCAACATGGTGCTGGTTATTGGTATTCGTCTACGCCACAATTCCGCTGACATTTTACTACTTTTTGCCAATGTTAGGTAGTTGTCTTAGAAAGAGATCGTGCATTGCAGACAAAGCCGTGATCCTGGTTATGGGAGACTTAGGCCATTCTCCTAGGATGAATAACCACGCGTTGTCTTTCAGTAGGATTGATTATCAAGTTGAATTGTGTGGATATATTGATTCCAAACTAGCTTTTGATATTATGCACAGCGACAATATTTCAATTAACCAGATTCAAGCCTTAAGGAATACTGTAGGTTTACCatactttctttttgccATGTGGAAAATTGTTTATCAACTTCTCCAGCTACTAAAGTTACTGATGAGGGTTATGCAAGATTCTCGGTATATTTTAGTACAAAACCCGCCTGGGATACCTTCAATATTAGTGATTGTTATTCTCAAAAAAGTATTGTTTCCACATTGCAAGTTGATTATAGACTGGCATAACCTGAATTACACGATTCTAAATTTGAAGTATCAAAATTTACACCATCCATTTGTCAGATTCTTGAGATTCTACGAATTCCAGATGTCAAAATATAGTGACTTGAACTTAACAGTAAGTGAATCAATGAATAAATTTCTTCAGACAGAGTTCGGAATCTCTTCAGCAAAATTGGTTACACTCTATGATAGGGCTCCTACACAATTCAAGCCTATTTTAGATCCATTTCAAAAGGAATCAGTCATGAAAGCTCATCCACGTTTGTTCCAACACAGTATTTTCTTCAGTAAGATTTTAGTCACAAGTACGTCTTTCACTCAAGACGAAGATCTCCcatcatttttgaaagctttgaagTTTATTGATTGCTCTTTGAAGTGCAAAATTCTGGTGATCGTCACAGGAAAAGGGCCTCTAAAAAATAATTTTGAGGAGCAGTGTAATGCTCTCACTTTCTCCAATATTTTGGTCAAAACTTGCTGGTTATCTCCTGAAGATTACCCCAAGATCCTAGCGATTTCTGATCTTGGAGTATCATTGCATGTATCGTCAAGCGGAATTGATCTTCCAATGAAGGTAGTCGACCTCTTTGGATGTGGGGTGCCTGTggcttctttgaagtttgatgCAATTACCGAGCTCATTAAGGAAGATGTCAACGGTGTTTTGTGCGACGATGCTTTCAGCCTAGGAACTACGATACAACGTCTTTTCGAAAATGCCGCAGAACTACAAGCGTTGAAACAAGGTGCTCTAGAAGAAAGTTTAAAGGAGTGGAACGTGGAATGGAATAAAAAACTAGGTAGTTTGTTGACTTAG
- a CDS encoding Protein involved in mRNA export coupled transcription activation — translation MTNSDVQHLKQQIQDVLVESGKYDELSNFLRSKLYQVGWTDEINRLTQSIVTNEAKPTFSNVIERIEPKAMDIVPEHIKTEILAKIEEFLKDVVPK, via the coding sequence ATGACAAACTCAGACGTACAGCATCTGAAgcaacaaattcaagatgTTCTGGTCGAATCTGGAAAATATGATGaactttcaaattttctgAGGTCAAAATTATACCAGGTGGGTTGGACTGACGAAATTAATAGATTGACCCAATCGATTGTAACCAACGAGGCAAAGCCAACTTTCAGCAATGTAATTGAAAGAATAGAACCTAAAGCGATGGATATTGTTCCAGAACATATTAAGACCGAGATACTAgccaaaattgaagaattccTTAAAGATGTCGTACCTAAGTAA
- a CDS encoding Calmodulin → MSDKLSEAQISEFKEAFSLFDQDQDGKITSKELGIVMRSLGQTPTESELNDLIREIDSNTDGSIDFPEFLTMMARKMRDSDSQAEIFEAFRVFDKDGDGKIDKGELKHVLTSIGEKLTEEEVDEMLREADTNNDGVIDIKEFSNLLVNK, encoded by the exons ATG TCCGATAAATTGTCCGAAGCCCAAATTTctgaattcaaagaagcattttccctttttgatcaagatcaagatggCAAGATTACTTCCAAAGAGCTAGGAATTGTGATGCGCTCTTTGGGTCAAACTCCAACAGAGAGTGAATTGAACGATTTAATCCGAGAGATTGATAGCAATACCGATGGAAGCATAGATTTCCCCGAGTTTTTAACAATGATGGCTAGGAAAATGAGAGACTCTGATAGTCAAGCCGAAATCTTCGAGGCTTTCCGAGTATTTGACAAGGATGGCGATGGAAAAATCGACAAGGGTGAACTGAAACATGTTCTGACTTCCATCGGTGAGAAGTTGACAGAGGAGGAGGTTGACGAGATGCTTAGAGAAGCTGATACTAACAATGATGGTGTTATTGACATCAAGGAATTTTCCAATCTCCTAGTTAATAAATAG
- a CDS encoding Zinc cluster transcriptional activator codes for MMPEEQVTSPQRKHQKSKAKTIRAPGSSIERVAQACDRCRSKKTRCDGKRPQCSQCAAVGFECKISDKLSRRAFPRGYTETLEERIRELEFENKKLHKLIDLKNEQVEIKNRIDQESTLTNENLTLLNKEQEVSHSGNIHHHADGEPCNCANSVSARPVSIAGSVDIDTTDLSDEDDSLYSAASYNAKYHQTGTSGPEMVRLSQRYSSGNFNDPLSFEQSNAPGAAAAISIQNKMRTQTFVNLANLVAMSIPRTTEETLFIASLLAKICNVHGFQSKAPILTAKSIALLKDKYNYGNDEVFANITLKNVNFNKLTSQQSQQFFQSLNLPNQVNLDLFITTFFNTWNNFIPIINRHIFMSSYIKFNKSRETMFTDNSMFGNEKFGEILLLITTMVMLSQERNNNREAVPSSSYKKDSTPHPHRPDASSQSNVEILQYYDHLIHEFIKSNISDDCSLPTLESLSLQLLYCLAIGDLTTSYELRGKIITMGQQLRLHRCPSAVLGTNGSKVSQMQQGERRILFWCIYILDTFSALILGVPRLLKDYEIECALPFSNESNNANVKGSIENTTNTVIINNIKLSLAGKVSDCALAVMRYSKVLGNILDSIFQRSSINNPSVVSKSTNITEETCLLHEHALDLWRRELSPHINVDLDKSPGGVEYERLSDNQLTILFLYYHAKILIYLPLMANESSQSRSSASYINIQQSTTSILAIANTLATKERNFYFLPLPVNLSREKVRLAFLSAKGSLEYARGGALFQESKILLASVINELKIETSIGMLGCLSVPCMEAVDNAMEQIMALPGKVSSVNGSNSEMKRSSSKRKSSPLRQDISGDERKSHNIEVSDSRTPSVQSSLYPQPNQMHHPNIIKSENNEQMIPENDTPGAINDIFTSHSPPGTVTSMKEEDLPIKVPILLQTQQRQIYNNNPNHSLFSQQPGTQVLSGQQMPGPSSTDQQFKRITTPDGLDSLMMQDFGVDASLGLPMLDFDFNFDFENVQNNYSQSNVSPPNSESVPSSIQGTHSNDPKDSQVSAGSLFGL; via the coding sequence ATGATGCCGGAGGAACAAGTAACCTCTCCTCAAAggaaacatcaaaaaagCAAAGCCAAGACTATACGAGCACCGGGGTCGTCCATAGAACGAGTCGCCCAGGCCTGTGACAGATGTCGCTCCAAAAAGACAAGATGTGATGGAAAACGACCACAATGTTCCCAATGTGCCGCTGTTGGTTTTGAATGTAAAATTAGTGATAAATTATCCAGGAGGGCTTTTCCAAGAGGGTATACCGAGACGTTAGAAGAAAGGATAAGGGAGCTagagtttgaaaacaaaaagcTGCATAAACTTATCGATTTAAAGAATGAGcaagttgaaatcaagaacaGAATTGACCAAGAGTCTACTCTAACAAATGAGAACCTTACTCTATTAAACAAGGAGCAAGAGGTTTCTCATTCTGGCAATATTCATCACCATGCGGACGGAGAACCTTGTAACTGTGCCAATTCTGTTTCCGCTCGCCCAGTTTCGATAGCTGGATCTGTAGATATTGATACTACTGATTTAAGTGATGAGGACGATTCTCTTTACTCAGCTGCTTCGTACAATGcaaaatatcatcaaactGGAACTTCCGGTCCAGAAATGGTTCGTCTTTCTCAACGATATTCTAGTGGAAATTTCAATGATCCTTTATCGTTTGAACAGTCCAATGCACCGGGTGCGGCAGCGGCCATCTCCATTCAAAACAAGATGCGAACGCAAACATTTGTTAATCTAGCTAATTTGGTTGCAATGTCTATCCCTAGAACTACGGAGGAGACGCTTTTTATTGCCAGTTTACTTGCAAAGATTTGCAACGTCCATGGGTTTCAAAGTAAAGCTCCGATACTAACTGCAAAGTCTATTGCATTGCTGAAGGATAAGTATAATTATGGAAACGATGAGGTATTTGCTAATATTACCCTTAAGAATGTTaatttcaacaaactcaCATCACAGCAGAGTCAacaattcttccaatccCTGAATCTTCCGAACCAAGTCAACTTAGACCTATTCATTACCACTTTTTTCAACACTTGGAATAATTTTATTCCAATAATAAACAGGCACATCTTTATGAGCTCTTatatcaaattcaacaagAGTAGAGAGACTATGTTCACTGATAATTCAATGTTTGGCAACGAGAAGTTCGGAGAAATATTACTTTTGATTACAACAATGGTTATGCTGTCCCAAGAGAGAAACAATAATAGAGAAGCTGTACCTTCTTCTAGTTacaagaaagattcaacgCCTCATCCCCACCGGCCAGATGCTTCAAGTCAGAGCAATGTGGAGATACTTCAGTATTACGATCATCTTATTCATGAATTTATCAAATCGAACATATCAGATGATTGCTCGCTACCAACTCTTGAAAGCCTGTCGCTTCAACTATTGTACTGTCTTGCAATCGGAGATTTGACAACCAGCTATGAGCTAAGGGGGAAAATCATTACTATGGGACAGCAGCTGCGACTTCACCGTTGTCCTTCTGCTGTTTTAGGGACAAATGGATCTAAAGTTTCTCAGATGCAacaaggagaaagaaggattTTGTTTTGGTGTATATACATTTTGGACACATTTAGTGCGCTAATACTAGGTGTCCCCAGATTGTTGAAGGATTATGAAATTGAATGCGCGTTACCCTTCAGTAATGAATCAAATAATGCCAATGTGAAGGGCTCCATCGAAAACACTACTAATACTGTCAttatcaacaacatcaaacTGTCGCTTGCGGGTAAAGTTTCAGACTGTGCTCTAGCGGTAATGAGATACTCAAAAGTTCTAGGCAATATTTTGGACTCGATATTCCAGAGAAGCTCCATCAATAACCCAAGCGTTGTCTCTAAATCCACCAACATCACTGAAGAGACTTGCCTGTTGCATGAACATGCCCTAGATCTATGGAGACGTGAGCTGTCGCCCCATATCAACGTAGACTTGGACAAGTCCCCTGGTGGTGTCGAATATGAAAGATTGTCTGACAATCAACTTACGATACTATTTCTATACTACCATGCAAAAATATTGATCTATCTGCCACTCATGGCTAATGAATCTTCGCAGTCACGAAGTTCTGCTTCTTATATCAATATTCAACAGTCCACCACTTCTATACTTGCAATTGCAAACACATTGGCAACtaaagaaagaaatttttaTTTCTTACCCTTACCTGTAAACTTGTCAAGGGAAAAGGTCAGGTTAGCGTTTTTATCTGCCAAAGGATCGTTAGAGTATGCAAGGGGAGGAGCATTGTTTCAGGAATCCAAAATTTTACTAGCCAGCGTCATCAACGAGCTGAAAATAGAGACAAGCATTGGAATGCTGGGATGCCTCTCAGTACCCTGTATGGAAGCTGTTGATAATGCTATGGAGCAGATCATGGCACTGCCaggaaaagtttcaagCGTTAACGGCTCAAATTCAGAGATGAAAAGGTCTAGCTCTAAGCGTAAAAGTTCGCCACTGAGACAAGATATTAGTGGTGATGAACGAAAATCACACAACATTGAAGTATCAGATTCTAGAACTCCGTCTGTTCAATCTTCACTTTACCCGCAACCCAACCAAATGCATCATCCCAATATTATTAAGAGTGAGAATAATGAACAAATGATACCCGAAAATGATACCCCTGGAGCCATTAACGATATATTCACCTCCCATAGCCCTCCTGGCACAGTCACTTCAATGAAGGAGGAAGATTTACCTATCAAAGTTCCAATTCTATTGCAGACCCAACAACGACAGATATACAATAATAATCCCAACCATTCCTTGTTTTCGCAACAGCCGGGCACACAGGTCCTTTCAGGACAGCAAATGCCTGGCCCCAGTTCCACCGATCAACAGTTCAAAAGAATAACGACTCCAGATGGTTTAGACTCCTTGATGAtgcaagattttggagtTGATGCCTCATTAGGTTTACCAATGTTGGATTTTGATTTTaactttgattttgaaaatgttcaaaacaACTATTCTCAAAGTAATGTATCTCCTCCCAATAGTGAAAGTGTGCCAAGCTCAATTCAAGGTACACATTCCAATGACCCCAAGGATTCTCAAGTTTCTGCTGGGAGTTTATTCGGACTTTAG
- a CDS encoding Spermidine synthase, involved in biosynthesis of spermidine and also in biosynthesis of pantothenic, with translation MLKTYLTKLERPLVAFSRPCLTYFSHTSRMTNLEDAKVIAFQELSNSRAKWVRMQRIRYLDPTGKERDWEMASRKSRAAESDVDGVGIIAIIESPKGPLIILQKQFRPPLQAVCIEIPAGLLDPDESVETCALRELKEETGYIGKVTYKSPLMFNDPGFTNTNMYLVFVSVDMKDERNQNPVPELEANEFIETFTVPLEEISQNLERLSFEGYKLDARVQSIAAGIQLSRQFGVQ, from the coding sequence ATGCTTAAAACCTATCTTACAAAGCTTGAACGGCCCTTAGTAGCATTTTCTCGCCCTTGCCTTACATACTTTTCTCATACTTCCAGAATGACAAACCTTGAAGACGCCAAAGTGATTGCTTTTCAGGAATTGAGCAACTCAAGGGCCAAATGGGTAAGAATGCAAAGAATCAGGTACTTAGATCCAACGGGAAAGGAAAGAGATTGGGAAATGGCGTCCAGAAAGAGTCGTGCCGCAGAAAGTGACGTCGATGGTGTCGGTATCATCGCAATTATTGAATCTCCTAAAGGTCCGCTTATCATATTGCAAAAGCAGTTTCGACCTCCGCTGCAAGCAGTCTGCATTGAAATACCTGCTGGCTTGCTGGATCCTGATGAATCTGTTGAGACATGCGCCTTGCGTgaattgaaggaagaaacaGGGTATATAGGCAAGGTGACCTACAAAAGTCCACTAATGTTCAACGATCCAGGATTCACCAATACAAATATGTATCTAGTATTTGTTTCTGTCGATATGAAAGACGAAAGGAATCAGAACCCTGTTCCCGAACTGGAGGCTAACGAGTTCATTGAAACATTCACTGTTCCACTGGAAGAAATATCGCAGAACTTAGAGAGGCTCTCCTTTGAGGGATACAAGCTCGATGCCAGAGTTCAAAGCATTGCAGCAGGCATCCAACTCTCCAGACAATTCGGGGTCCAGTAG